The genomic stretch ATACACATTGAAGCTAGAAGACGTTTGAcgcattatatataaataagacACATTTGAGATAAACGTATAGTTTCATTTTTACTTATACAAGAGTGTCCGCCTACAGACGCAAATTTCTTCAACAAAATCTGGTTCTGATAAATAAGACACATTTAAGCTATAGGAGATTTGACGCATTATACATAAATAGGAGACATTTAGGTTTAAagtatagaccaatttagagtagacgtcacagttacgtcactgcaagctgcgcgcgcaatgcggttgcagaaaaacagtggaaatgaattagacacgagtgaaaagagcaagataactcactggaaaatgtccggttgtgctgttaagtgtcagaataagaatgccaaaaaagatggctttcattttatagaataccatcgtcaaagacatcatttgaagataaacgtaggtgtttatgattacaataagcccttaaacggacagaatggagcaaggaaatcatctggaaatcttttaataattagaatagaaaataagtagagaagatgtccggtgttctgtcgaagtctgttccctccatgtgtttcttatagcgcttttatcatgttacaattataatttattaaggaagaaataataaaaaacaggaaaattatgaaatatttaataaacgctattatatataatacatgatagtattgcttttacatgtactttagcgattcagactgtaaaaatatttgatttagcaaaaaagaacaatacatatacattacatacatgcatatcagtagccaagccatttaaactttttatctatctaaaaaaataaacgtaatgtgattaaaacgctataagaaacattgcactaaagggaaacataaaggaatcagacttcgacagaacaccggatccataaaaatcacggtttaatgctaaaacacttcacaaccctactgcggagcagtcactttctgcaaccagtttggctccgcccacaaaaaacgtcatctctgtttgcaaacacgaaattggtctatagttCCATTTTTACTAGGGATTTTTTagtgccgatgccgataccaaTTTTtatttcatcagccttagccgatgaccgatacaggctgccgattttcttgagccgatatttggagccgattCTGCTTTTGCTCAGTcagtttacatcataaaaatgacatgatgatgccaaatgttacaagtctcaatttaaaaagtaatatttattgaacttaaaaaaactatatttaacaaatagtaaaaacaggtgagggtgctaaggaaccatgaactgcactctccacaatgacgaggaactatcagcaaagaATATTGttttctagcactttactactacaaatatatatatatatatatatatatatgtataaatatatatatatatatatatatatatatatatatatatatatatatatatatatatatatatatatatatatatatatatatatatatatataaatagagagagagagatgagaaataaaaacccgctttgtccagctatgatcagctgtaggccgagctttcgatgttgtcatggaaaggttggttgtttttagtcacatgacctgcaattaCAGGTTAATGtcgtatgtagcccaggagatgcagcACATTATAAACTTTGCTTTGCAAGTCCGTAGGTTCAACAATGCACGTACGTTTGTGTACATGttaaaaacaaactatactCCGGGCTTTAGACATTGTGACCCTTTAAATATACTACCTTACGGCCTAATTTTCCTTTTATGTTTTATCTTTCTTCCCATCTGTTTCTGTATACTGGGAATATCGAGGTATCCTTCACACGCCCTCCATCTTGAGTCGCTCCCTACGAACAGAATAAATAATTCAGCCTCCTCCTTGTTCTTGAAGATGGGTCTCCTCCTCTACACCACACCCCGAAGCCCCTACCCCATCAATACCACATTAATATTGTAGAGCTTACCGACACACTGCGCCATCGCAAACACGTGCCTAAATTCACAAGTATGCGATCATCGCAAAACATGCGCTTATTTGTTCTCAGTGGGTACACAGATATCAAACTGTTCTCACAACAGCGCTGTGGTTATAAGACAGCTTCCAACAATGCCGAAAACACACCAGTTAGCTGTTAAGACACACTCGCTCATACGCCCATGTGGCCTATACCCCATCAGTAAACCAACATGTTTTTACGAAGGCCTTAAAGTTGGTGCCGATCTCTAAGGAGCTTCCCACAGGCCTTTACCGCAGAAGCAGCGTCAGGTTTCATCTCAGCTGTGCAGCTGTAATGATTTGTAAGTCAGGACGCAGGCCCGGTTGTGTCCTCATTTGGGTTGCTGTGGTCAGTTTCTTCCTGACCAGACTTTCACTGGAGTAACGTCTTAAGTGCACGAAGAGCCTTTTATTGTCTTTAAGTTAGCTTTGATGGCTGAATGGAATCAGTCTGTATTGATGGACAGAAGGAGAGAtgtcaaatgtacatatttgaTGTCGTCTTGCATTAGCATCTGCTCTCCGTGCATCTGTCTGTCCATTCCATCTGCTATAGCCTGGCCTGCTGCTCTCATTCATTATGGTCTTTACAATGATCTTCACGTGCTCTCAAAATACAAATGTTTGTAGCTAATGATACTGTTTTTGCTTCTCCAGCCTTTCATGTCTCCACGGTATCCAGGTGGACCACGGCCGTCTCTTCGCATGCCAAATCAGGTAGagaaaactatattttttatgatatatatttacatacataaataaatacatatatataaattaatttcgactaatttcggtaaaacgtgttttctattcCAAGAAAtgttctgttacaaactttcacatagcatctttaggttataaaaacataaaaaattcaaatccataatttgattttgaaagatttattataaacacagattatttttttccacaaaatgcaataaatccatgacaacttttttttcaaaatgctataaatctattgaatcaatatataaatgtgcattcatctttgccatgttatattcatttagttgactagtggtatacaccgattaaacattaatggcattaatcaaaacacttactttgtcatattattaacactgtcattgctgctccCTGGGACGTCATAGCTGAACTTTTTGACAGCGaacagctgtaaaatgttttggtcctgctcgatttttgaTGACTTTGAGTAAAACTCTTCATTTGCTGCTTGAAAATGTGGGTATTGCAAAGCTTCGCTTCTTACGTGCAGTAAATGGCATTCTGCGTGTATGTGACCCAAAATTTTGATACCCAAAATTTAGGGCTGCATAATATTGAAGAAAAATGGTATAACTTTGTGGGTGTTAAAAATATGGTATGCAATATGATAATGTTTCAAGTTTGTAAAATcgaataaaattattaaaaatatatttacattttttatacatGTTTCACATTCATTTTGGCAAAAAGAATAACCCAAAGCCAAGAGTATAGTCTCTATTTTTACCTGAATGCGAACGTACACACACGgtcgaatgcacagccttgcaaagtatattTTATTTGACTTTACGGGTACATAGATGTTCAACGCATGTGCATTGCAACAAAAACCAATGTATTTcttgggctacatactacactCTCCTGTAGGCGCAAATGATTACTTTAACTGTTGCTGAAGCAAAGCCTCAAGCTGATTGGTTGTAAACATCCTCTCATGGAGATGTGTGGTcaggtttcttaaaaatattttcattgaaCCACCTTAATTTATCTCTTGTGTTTTCCTCAGCCTCCTGTAGGAGTTCCAGGGTCACAGCCACTCCTGCCAAACAGTTTGGATCCAACCAGACCACAAGGTAGCATCTCTGTCTGCTGTCCCTTATATCAAACACATCAGAACAAGAGTCCTTTGCGCCCCGTTCAGACCATTGATATTATATACGTAGACGGCAATGCCTCATGAACTGACGCTGCCTATTGGAGCTGACGTATCAGCACACCCGCCATCTTGGATGGGTCCCCAATGCACCCttccttatttattttttactgagGAAGGTTTATCCCTAAATAATCATAACCTCCCGAATTTTTACCAGTTTTTTACACGGTTTGGTTACACATAAAGTTAGTTACGAtgacataatattataaatggaaaaataaccaaaattatTGTACAATCTGACTTGTGAAAGGTAATTCCATGCAATCTGGTATCAATATTGCGCCGCTTACCATAAGCTGCACAAAATACGGCATAGTTGTTCACTCTCCGTTGACTCTGGTGCTAGAGTAAGGTGACCCAACCAATATGGCGGGACGCTAGATTACGCCCCAGCACGTCATGAGGCGTCtacgtatataatgtctatggtTCAACTTCAGACCCCCAGCAACTTTCTCGCTGGGTGTCACCCGTCTCAATGAGGTCATTGGGATGCGTTTGTTGTTTTGGTTGTATACAAATGAGTGATTTGAAAATTGCATAAAGTGAAGCTTTTTTCAACTTTGTTGTGTCGCTGGACGTGCCCACTTCCTGTCACCAATGTCACTATCGAGTCACCAAGCTTCCATTTAAATGAATGAGATTGTGTCAGCAATAAATCATGAAGCAGATTAATGATGATAGAGCTAGGATGAGATTTTTTGGATGTACAGTAACCTTGCTTGATATCTGTTATCGTATTTTTTAGGACATCCAAACATGGGCGGCCCATTGAGAATGAATCCTCCGAGGGGGATGGGGGGCATGGGCCCTCAGGTAAGCtcattattttatatttcatcCTCATATGGTCCTCACATggcttcatttttttctttcgaTTTGGAAGTATCAACTTTTGGACAACCATGGTCTTCATTAGACACCACTGATGAGAGTAACCCTATGACCTATGAACAGTAATACTGTTCAAAATTATTACTGTATTGTGCCGAATAAGACGATCCTGATTATTAAGGCCCCCCCTCACACTTTTTTAAAGCGTACcttttgaaaaaatgcttttttttttggaaaaccaACTCTTGTCTTTTGTAAAGTAaatacaaagtaaaaaaaaaaaaaaacgtttcatatGTCAAAGGGACCAGTTTGGTTCCCCACATTCTGAAATACTTTTTATATGGCATACAGTACCGTATATAACCTGCAGTTTATCTGGATTTAATAACATATAGCCTAGGCTCTCCATCTCATTGTGAAAAAAAGGGTTGcctattaatattttaataatggTAGAAGTCTCCCTTACTGTAAACGACTACTTTCTCGGGTTGCTTCAGTCCAGATGAACTTGTTTATGTGTATTTGGCGCCACCTACTGCATGTTTGCGGGTGAACAATATAATTCACATGTAATCATCTAGAGCTTGAATATAAAACGGCATTGTCTTATATTCAGGACAATCCAAAAATGATGTAGGGAAAGACAGAGTCCCCTCACATCCCTCATTCTTAACTGAAGATATCAAAGGCAGCAGAATTAAGAGTCTGAACcctcttattatttatttgtcaccTGTGCTGTAAAACAAAGTCCTTCCCTCTTCTGCCCCTTTCGCTGTCATTCTCGCTCTTGGCGAGCGAGGTGGTTCACAAATCGGCAGCTGGTGCAGCATCTGTTCGACAAATCGTGTAGAGCTTGGAACAAAGGCTCGGGTTAGAATAAAACAACCCGAGGCCTCGATGCCTCTGTCACACTTTGCCCTCCGCCCACAGGCAGCCAGACAGGTGGGCCGCCGTCTGCCTCATCAGAACTTATTTAGCATACAGTGGATCACTTCCCAACCTGCTTGGTTAGATCACCATCACTTGATGGGTGATATAGGTTGATAAGCTGTGTTTTCTGTACCGGTGTGCATATGATTGTAAATCATATTTAGATTTCTGTGGTACTGGTGGGTTGAGCTTGCAGTCTGATTTGATCGGGTCTGTTGCGTTGTCTTTTTTGAGGTTGTGCTCAGAAACATTTCAACTAGTGGTTCTTTAAGATAGGGGTACcgaaacttttttatttattgacaCAGACAAGTAAACGATCTCAAAATCTACCTgaatgtctgtgaaatccagtttAAAGTCTCAATGTAATTATAGccgggttttcacaggcagctTCACATTTTACATCTTAGTGGAGAGTAGACTTTATACATATAAATTAGGGATGCgtaatgattaatcgcgattaatctattgcagaataaaggtttttgtttgcatcatatatgtgtgtgaactgtgtataataattatttatatataaatatgtacaaGTATGCACAATTTTaaggaaaatatatatttatatattaagtatttattagtgatgcaccgatgtatcggccgccgatatttattggccgatttttgatgaatttgaaaccatcggcatatcggcaatagcacgagaaaggccgataccaattgtttattaattaactgcataaggAAATCcatatatatgtaaaaaaaaaaaatgagtttatgttgttaataaaataaatgctgaatagcaaaaaccacctttgaaggttgtcatgctgtcttattatattggttttagcttaatttgtgcctctcttattatgttggtcagttaaatgttgattagatccaatccgtgttcaggtaaaaataatttgatgcagaaataaactagctaatagaccaactgtatagtattgtatagaagtgtttaatattggtatcggccagaagttgtctgtttaaatcggtatcagtatcggcccaaaaaaatcctatcggtgcatacctagtatatatatatatatatatatataaattatacataaatatacaaatgtatatacacatgtaaaatCTTCTCAAATATATGCACATgcatatgtgtgcatttatctgtacaaagttattatacacagttcacacgcATATgtgttgtaaacaaaaacttttattctgctatagattaatcgcgattaatcggtATGCATCtcttatttaaattttttgttgcGAAATTGACattcgttttgctagataagatccttatgcctcggttgggatcgtttaaagctctttgaagctgcattaaaactgtaaactgttgaggtccattaaagttcactatatggagaaaaatcctggaatgaacataacataaacatgacataaacATCGGAAATGACATGGGAGTGTTTTGAAagtgaaatattcctttaagctcCAGACACAAGGGtacattaataaatgttttttttttttgcagagcTATGGGGGCATGAGACCTCCTCCCAACTCTCTAGGTGGTCCAGGGATGCCCGGCATGAACATGTGAGTTTTTAAGCATTGATGCCTCCAGTAACAGTTTCTCTAATCCTGTTAAAGTGTGTTTATTAATCTTCTTTTGTCCCACCCTTACCTTACAGGGGGCCTGGAGGACGTGGCCCCTGGCCAAACCCTAATGCTAACTCGGTAAGTTGTCTTTATCAGCAAGACCTCCTCTGTAGCTACAAATGGAGGGGTGatctagaggtcttcacgggttcacttagatccaaaaacctgaggtccgacccgagagGTTTCGGTTTTTAAAGTTCACCGGTCAGGTATAATAAAAGCGGTcgcgggtaatttaaaatgaatgtgtttttgccaaaCGAACCCAAATGACTAAACTATCTCGGGTGTGTGCATAAAGGGTCCATCTCCAACCCatcctctgtttgccaagagtaCTTGTGACATTGTATGGGTGGCGGTAGGCTAATATTCATTGAcacagacctgtcaatcaattttgaatgcacattttagcggttacctttGTGTCGTCATCAGCTAGCAAaggaaaataaatgaaacaGCGGCCAAATTGGAGGCGAAGCCAATGGGGTTTTCCTTTTGTCTGACTGCTGCGTCAATGCCGTTTAAGTTTGGGTCTAGTCGGGTTTCCACTAGTTCAGGTCGGACTCTGGTCTAATTTTGTCTAAGGGCTGGTCGAGTTCGGGTATAAAGTgtttcgggtcgggtacatttctttggacccgagaagacctttAGTGTGATCCTCTGTGCTTTATTGAATTgtaacacactgcaaaaaagattttcaagtaacaattttcttaaaatgtttgtcttgttttcagtaaaaagatcaaaaaattcttacattaagatgctttttcttgatgagcaaaacgacccaagaaaataattctagtttttagaccaaaaatatctcatttaagtgattttctgcataaaacaaacaaaaaaatctgccagtggggtaagcaaaaaaaatcttgaacatttttcttaaacactaaattcaagaaaaattcaaggaaaaatttgcttaccccattggcagatttgtttgtttgttttatgcacaaattcacttaaatttgatatttttggtctaaaaactagacttattttcttaggtcatttttctcatcaagaaaaagcatcttcatttaagaattttagatttttttactgaatacaagacaaaaatactaagaatttcttgaaaatcattttttgcaatgcactgcaaaaaatgaatgtcttacttagtttttttgtcttgttttctaatataaatatctgaaaattcttaaatgaagatacttggtaagcaagttgcttaagatattaagtcttgtttattgaaatcaattattaaaatcaaaagGTTTCTTACTTAAAATAAGTCAAATATTTTGGcttattttaagcaaaaaaccTCTTCAGCATTTATATcaataaacaagacttaatatcttaagccacttgcttaccaagtaaatgtatctcaatttaagaattttcatatatttatattagaaaacaacacaaaaatactaagacattcattttttgcagtgtaagtggTGTCAGATCgtgtaaaacaagcaaacaaatgaGCTGGAATTatttaatcgaaaaatcgagtAATCCTAAATAAcagtattgttatgaaactttaTTTGGAGCTTCAAGGTTTGATTATTTCGCTtacatgtttaaaaatatatttatgatcTTTCATTTGTGTTGACAGATAGCATACTCCTCCTCATCTCCAGGCAACTATGTGGTGAGTACCGCACATGAAGACCATTCATCTTGTTCCGAAGGACTACAAAAGTATTTTACCTTTGAACACTGAAAGCATAACCAAGCACATATTAAAGTTTCTAAATGCATTGATTTTTGTTCCTAAGCAATTACTATCCTGCTTGGTTTCGTCCCTAGCGGCGCTTCTCTTATAAAGTAAAAAATCTGTACATTAGTCAAAGCAGCTTAATGGTTCCCCGGTGTCTTTGTTTAAGAATCGCTTTTGTAGTTCTGCacatattattattacacaATGAGAAGCTAAACAcagctttgtgtgtgtgttcgctCCCTCAGGGTCCTCCAGGAGGAGGTGGTCCACCAGGAACTCCCATAATGCCAAGCCCAGGAGGTACAGTAGATCCGCTCCGtcttcaaacccatgaccttttgtacTGAAAATGCATTGCTCTACCACTGAACTATACAGGAACCCCATCGCATGTCATTCACATATACGCAGCTTTCATAATAAGCACAACTGGAACAATTCAGCGCTCAGTCCTTCACAAACACCCTGTTTAGCACCCTTTCTCGTCTCTCCCTAACCAACAGCCAATATGATTTCAAGGTTACCTGTACCTTTCTTAGCAGGACAACATGTGACTTCACTTCCCTTTTCCACTATTCCACTAATAATTATTTCACTTCACACGCTACTGTTTGAACTTGAATCACAGATTATGGGCGTGAggtgtctctttctctctcagaaTCCATAAATCATTGAAGGAATACATTTATTATAGTGTTTAATTGAATCCAGTCATGTTTTGGATTGATCTTGCGTGTTCGGGAAGTCTGAATATGCTTGGGTGAGACTATAGTCtaaggtgaccagatttttaaaatgaaatccGGGACATTTCCTAGTTCAATGGgcaaaatatcataaaaatctaaTTTGTTGTTGAACTAAAAGATGGGGACAAAATCTTTTGtgaatgttttcatttttttgtcgTTGTGGGTTcagtgcaaaaaatgactttcttactaagtttttttgtcttgtttcagtataaatatcaaaaaattcttatgTCAAGATGCATTTCCTTGATGTGCAAAATCACCTATGAAAATAAtttcatacactgcaaaaagtatttttgtcttgttttcagtaaaaatatctaaatattcttaaattaagatgctttttcttgatgaacaaaattacccaagaaaataagtttagaatttagaccaaaaatatcaaattaaagtgattttgtgcataaaacaaacaaaaaaatctgccaatggggtaagaaaaaaaatcttgaacatttttcttaaacactttattcaagaaaaattagcttaccccattggcagattttttttgcttgttttatgcacaaaatcacttaaatgtaatatttttggtctaaaaactagacttattttcttgggtcgttttgcagatcaagaaaaaacatcttaatttaatacatttttagatattttactgaaatcaagacaaaaatactatttttttttctttcttgaaaataattttttggagTGTAgctttaatacaaaaaaatatacaaatttaggtgaatttgtgcttaaaacatgcaaaaaatctgccaatgggttgagaaaatgtttcttaaattttTCCTGAATTAagtgtaaacttttttttcttaccccaatggcagatttttttgcctgttttaagcacaaaatttttttagaccaaaaatattaaatataagtgattttgtgcataaaacaagcaaaaaatctgccaatggggtaagcaaaaaaatcttgaattttttttttaaacaaaactaaattcaagaaaaatgtaagaaaatttgcttaccccattggcagatttttgcttgttttatgcacaaaatcacttaaatgtaatatttttggtctaaaaactagacttattttcttgggtcattttgctcatcaagaaaaagcatcttaatttaattaatttgtagatatttttactgaaaacaagaaaaagatattttttcttgaaaatcattttttgcaatgcataAGTTTAAATGCTGGTGGCGGTTCAAgtgttaaaagtgcatgataAGGGAAATAAATTTTCTCCCCatgaaaaattcttaaattaagatgctttttcttgatgagcaaaatgatctaagaaaataagtctagttttaagacaaattaatatacaatttaagtgaaattgtccttaaacaagcaaaatgatctgccattggggtgagaaaaaattgtgaaataagatgttttttttcttaaaaacttaattcaagtaaaattttcttaccccattggtagTCAAGATACCATAAAAGtgcatgattttatgtaaattaatatgaaaaaagtctcTGCTGTGTTGGGGGCCCTGTCAAGATTCTTTTCATGGGGCCCAAAATCCTTAGCAGCGCCCCTGCTCCCGCCTGGTAGTCCAAAGGCTAAATGTTGATCGGGttttcagtgtatttgctgGTACGTGCTGTAAAACGGGGACAGCTCCAGTCTGGGACAGAACACCAAAAAACGGGACTGTCCCTGGAAAACGGGGACATATGATCACCTTGCTCTTGTCTCCTCCATTAGGAGATTATGTGGACAgagtttatcctagtcccagactgaaATGCATGTTTGGCTGCCTTCGTTTAAAAACatattgcactgacatatcttaacatgtTTCAGTGCCATTGTTTCATCCCAAATGCACTCTCTGTTCTCTTCCAGACTCCACAAACTCAAGCGAGAACATCTATACGATGATGAACCCCATCGGACCGGGAGGCAACAGACCCAACGTAAGTATTGAATCGCTTTTCTTACAGAAAGATCCCAGTTAAACCTCTAAAATAAAGCCTTGGCATACCTATAAAGTTTTAGGGATAATAGACACCAATGTTAAGATCACATGACCTGGACCCGGTTGCACAAACACAGCTGGTAAATTAAGACTGtgtcttaaagcaacactatgtagtttttttacctttaaataatgtctctaaaattatttcagtgatagaacaacttttaactggacaaattgtactgttgctgcaacccaagcagcctcctagctgctacaagcacactctgaaagtggcggtggagggtaggtaACACAGCCcggcccctccccctgcctgcaaaagagtgtctgataccaggcactgttgtgcttttcaaccacatgggggagctgtaagtcatttttacattaaaactacatagtgttgctttaagaactAGTTAGGGCTTATCAGTCTTGCTTTTCAAATTGAAATGAGACCAGTCtacattttaaaggtgcaatgtgggacttttagaaagatctcttgacagaaatgcaatagaatatacataactatattgttagtggtgtataaagacgtTACataatgaatttttttattaccttagtatgactatgagccatttttatctacatacatggaagtcgccgtcatgtttctacagtagccctaaacggacaaactgctttACAGGGCGCGTTTCATCCCTACTTTGTCTtagacaatgacatgtttgtcctttggcagctaccgtagcttctcgtTGCATTTCGAAATTgtggggtgagctgtggactgagctattggttgcaattcgcaatctcaccactaatGCCACTAAAAAACCCACAATGGACCTTCAAACAACTATTAACGGTTTTCAAGAAATAATGTACTAATTTGTAAGGCTAGTTTAAATAGTTTATGCAACTGGCCGCAGAGATCTGTCTAACATAACAATTACtaaaattaattataattttgtgcTTTATACAGCGATTATATTGACCGTTCTCAAGGAGCTTAATAATGCTTGCCACATTATTTACAAGTGTTGGGTTGATTTGAACTGTTTCTCTTTCTCAGTTCCCCATGGGTCCTGGTCCGGATGGTCCGATGGGAGGTATGGGTGGCATGGAACCCCATCATATGAATGGATCATTAGGTAAACAATTTTAACAGAtagataaaaaagaaaatagaaGTCAATGtacatgtatatataaaatagtgtatcatttatttagtaaaatttttaataattatgttttttttttcaggttcTGCTGACATGGACGGGTTGCCAAAGGTAAGAAGTATTTAAGTTTGTCTATTGGTCAGCCATCTGAGGAAGTGACATCATACCCATTAATTGATTTTgtctctttttttttacatcagaaTTCCCCCAATAACATGGCAGGCATGAACAACCCTCCAGGTACACCGCGAGACGACGGAGAAATGGGGGGCAACTTCCTCAACCCATTCCAAAGTGAAAGTGTGAGTAGAGTTTGACCCAAACCCAAAGTCCCGACACTCCTCTCACCTGTCAGTCATGCAGCTCCGCCCAGCAGGCACTTTAAAGGCTCCGCCCACTGACCATAATAGCTGACTGGAATCCTAAATTCAACTATAAATTTAAAACTAATTGGATTTGTAAATGACAAATCAAGACCAAGAGTGAATGCTGGACATAG from Paramisgurnus dabryanus chromosome 6, PD_genome_1.1, whole genome shotgun sequence encodes the following:
- the LOC135748689 gene encoding single-stranded DNA-binding protein 3 isoform X1, whose protein sequence is MYAKGKGAVVPSDSQAREKLALYVYEYLLHVGAQKSAQTFLSEIRWEKNITLGEPPGFLHSWWCVFWDLYCAAPDRRETCEHSSEAKAFHDYSAAAAPSPVMGNMPPNDGMPGGPMPPGFFQGPPGSQQSPHAQPPPHNASNPMMGPHGQPFMSPRYPGGPRPSLRMPNQPPVGVPGSQPLLPNSLDPTRPQGHPNMGGPLRMNPPRGMGGMGPQSYGGMRPPPNSLGGPGMPGMNMGPGGRGPWPNPNANSIAYSSSSPGNYVGPPGGGGPPGTPIMPSPGDSTNSSENIYTMMNPIGPGGNRPNFPMGPGPDGPMGGMGGMEPHHMNGSLGSADMDGLPKNSPNNMAGMNNPPGTPRDDGEMGGNFLNPFQSESYSPNMTMSV
- the LOC135748689 gene encoding single-stranded DNA-binding protein 2 isoform X2, coding for MYAKGKGAVVPSDSQAREKLALYVYEYLLHVGAQKSAQTFLSEIRWEKNITLGEPPGFLHSWWCVFWDLYCAAPDRRETCEHSSEAKAFHDYSAAAAPSPVMGNMPPNDGMPGGPMPPGFFQPFMSPRYPGGPRPSLRMPNQPPVGVPGSQPLLPNSLDPTRPQGHPNMGGPLRMNPPRGMGGMGPQSYGGMRPPPNSLGGPGMPGMNMGPGGRGPWPNPNANSIAYSSSSPGNYVGPPGGGGPPGTPIMPSPGDSTNSSENIYTMMNPIGPGGNRPNFPMGPGPDGPMGGMGGMEPHHMNGSLGSADMDGLPKNSPNNMAGMNNPPGTPRDDGEMGGNFLNPFQSESYSPNMTMSV